In Mytilus edulis chromosome 7, xbMytEdul2.2, whole genome shotgun sequence, a single genomic region encodes these proteins:
- the LOC139483240 gene encoding uncharacterized protein, producing MATSSLSCDVCDLRHITKPPIGWCTECDEGLCTECQDHHSLSKASRNHNVIPITDYQKIPTDVLKICQYCSKHNKKFEIYCRKHQSPCCSKCTVESHNECRDIVDLHDVIQNTKVSNTLCEIEETFAEIAENLKKITQYHKDNLSTFIDRKNEIENEIKKTRIRINNHLDKLQEDFIKQLNAVEEKENSKICQLLSSLEKNEKEIADYQENIPNIKKHATDLQMFLSLKKLEEDVYSKDQLLTSIAKGSEKNILSYKMDSFIQKIMSEIKSFGEVHVETKPMDIILTKKKAKQAQIIVQTIKSRSIENIKLKINKTINSLDTKITGCCILPDGRLAYTCFDNCTINVCNVEGVEDFTVKMPHQAFDIALIGDDNTLAVTSGSSRKQSINFIDLGKGKIKKTILLGSNNYGLALAEKKMIYSAENKGIRIFNPFDESIVDIVREQMPDACYIATLKDKVFHTNWKTDTVTCYNLQGKTQWTFWNRNVLKNPVGIDVDSDGNVFVVGFNSNNIVVIAPDGQRHREVLTASDGLTMPTSLYYNRSTNQMLVANMSKKIFLFNLD from the coding sequence ATGGCGACATCTTCTCTAAGTTGTGATGTCTGTGACCTCCGCCACATTACTAAACCACCCATAGGCTGGTGCACAGAATGTGATGAGGGACTATGTACAGAATGCCAGGATCATCATAGTTTGTCAAAGGCGTCAAGGAACCACAACGTGATACCTATAACCGATTACCAAAAAATACCAACAGATGTACTAAAGATCTGTCAGTACTGTAGCAAACACaataaaaagtttgaaatttaTTGTCGAAAGCACCAAAGTCCTTGCTGCAGCAAATGCACCGTGGAATCCCACAATGAATGCCGGGATATCGTTGATTTACACGACGTTATTCAGAATACTAAAGTCTCCAATACTCTTTGCGAGATAGAGGAAACATTCGCCGAAATAGCAGAAAATCTAAAGAAAATAACACAGTATCATAAGGACAATCTGTCTACTTTCATCGACAGGAAAAACGAAATTGAAAACGAAATTAAGAAGACCAGAATAAGAATCAATAACCATCTCGACAAACTTCAagaagattttataaaacaacTAAATGCGGtcgaagaaaaagaaaactcGAAAATTTGTCAGCTATTGTCatcattagaaaaaaatgaaaaagaaatagcCGATTATCAGGAAAATATTCCGAACATAAAAAAACACGCAACGGACCTTCAAATGTTTCTTTCATTGAAGAAATTAGAAGAAGACGTCTATAGCAAAGATCAATTACTTACGTCGATTGCAAAAGGTTCGGAGAAAAATATACTATCGTATAAAATGGATAGTTTTATTCAGAAAATCATGTCAGAGATCAAAAGTTTCGGAGAAGTACATGTTGAAACCAAACCAATGGATATCATTCTAACAAAGAAGAAGGCCAAACAAGCCCAAATTATAGTACAAACCATTAAATCGAGATCGATTGAAAATATAAAGCTGAAGATAAACAAAACCATTAATTCACTCGATACAAAAATCACCGGATGTTGCATACTACCGGATGGTAGATTGGCTTATACTTGTTTCGATAACTGCACAATAAATGTATGCAACGTCGAAGGAGTAGAAGACTTCACAGTGAAGATGCCGCATCAAGCATTTGATATAGCTTTAATAGGTGATGACAATACATTGGCTGTTACATCTGGTTCATCACGCAAGCAGAGTATCAACTTTATTGACTTGGGTAAGGGAAAGATCAAGAAAACAATTTTACTTGGTTCAAATAACTATGGCTTAGCACTGGCAGAAAAGAAAATGATTTATTCCGCAGAAAACAAAGGTATACGAATATTCAATCCGTTCGACGAGTCTATAGTTGACATAGTCCGAGAACAAATGCCCGATGCATGCTATATTGCAACACTGAAAGACAAGGTATTTCATACAAACTGGAAAACAGACACTGTTACATGCTATAATCTACAAGGCAAAACACAATGGACATTCTGGAATAGAAACGTATTGAAGAATCCTGTTGGTATTGATGTAGATAGTGATGGTAATGTGTTCGTGGTAGGGTTCAATTCGAACAATATTGTCGTTATCGCCCCTGATGGACAACGTCATAGAGAGGTATTGACAGCAAGTGATGGTCTTACAATGCCGACTTCACTTTATTATAATAGATCAACGAATCAGATGCTTGTTGCGAACATGTCTAAAAAAATCTTCCTGTTTAATCTTGATTAA